From Fibrobacter sp. UWB16, one genomic window encodes:
- the rplW gene encoding 50S ribosomal protein L23 codes for MKEIREILVAPHVTEETMKNMVNKRNDVHKYVFKVAMDASKEDIKAAIEKRFEVKVAKVNTLINRGKIKRVRMVAGKKPNWKKAYITLKAGQKIAEFEGV; via the coding sequence ATGAAAGAAATTCGCGAAATCCTCGTTGCTCCGCACGTTACCGAAGAAACCATGAAGAACATGGTGAACAAGCGTAACGACGTGCACAAGTACGTGTTCAAGGTCGCCATGGACGCTTCTAAGGAAGACATCAAGGCCGCTATCGAAAAGCGCTTTGAAGTCAAGGTCGCTAAGGTCAATACTTTGATCAACCGCGGCAAGATCAAGCGCGTCCGCATGGTCGCTGGCAAGAAACCGAACTGGAAGAAGGCCTACATCACATTGAAGGCCGGGCAAAAGATTGCCGAGTTTGAAGGAGTATAA
- the rplD gene encoding 50S ribosomal protein L4 encodes MASAKLFAATGDFKNDIQLPALFDQEVNKVCMYLHIKAILNNNRQGTAQTKSKGEVSGGGQKPWKQKGTGRARSGQNTSAVWVRGAKAHGPKSHDYFEKVNKKVKKIAFYSALASKASEGKVSVFEALSFSAPKTKDLLSVLAKSGIEQRNVLFIVSEKDQNLYLSSNNIPWCRCARVADVNTYDVVRANNVVISQAALAELEGGR; translated from the coding sequence ATGGCTAGTGCAAAGCTTTTCGCCGCTACTGGCGATTTTAAGAATGATATCCAGCTCCCGGCTCTCTTCGACCAGGAAGTCAACAAGGTCTGCATGTACCTCCACATCAAGGCTATCCTGAACAACAACCGTCAGGGTACTGCTCAGACTAAGTCCAAGGGCGAAGTCAGTGGCGGTGGCCAGAAGCCGTGGAAGCAGAAGGGTACCGGCCGCGCTCGTTCCGGTCAGAACACCTCTGCAGTTTGGGTTCGTGGTGCTAAGGCACACGGTCCGAAGTCTCATGACTACTTCGAAAAGGTGAACAAGAAGGTCAAGAAGATCGCTTTCTACTCCGCTCTCGCCTCCAAGGCTAGCGAAGGCAAGGTCTCTGTGTTCGAAGCTCTCAGCTTCAGCGCTCCGAAGACCAAGGATCTCCTCTCTGTTCTCGCCAAGTCCGGCATCGAACAGCGCAACGTTCTCTTCATCGTTAGCGAAAAGGATCAGAACCTCTATCTTTCCTCTAACAACATTCCTTGGTGCCGCTGCGCTCGCGTAGCTGACGTCAACACTTACGATGTTGTTCGTGCAAATAACGTTGTCATCTCTCAGGCTGCTCTCGCAGAACTTGAAGGAGGCCGCTAA